The genomic window TCGACATGAACGCCCACCAGGGCGGCCATCCGCGCATCGGCGCCGTCGACGTCGTGCCCTTCACCCCGATCAAGGGCATCACGATGGAAGAATGCATCAAGCTCGCGCATGATTTTGGCGAGCGTTACTATAAAGAGACCGGCATCCCCGTCTATTTCTACGAGGACGCCGCGAAGCGCCCCGAGAGGAAGCGCCTCGAAGTCATCCGCAAAGGGCAGTACGAGGTGCTCAAGGACGAGGCGAAGACCAACCCCGACCGCAAGCCCGATGTCGGCGAAGCCTGCCTCCACCCCACCGCGGGAGCGACCGTTATCGGTGCGCGCAAGTTCCTCGTCGCCTTCAACGTCAACCTTGACACCGCCGACGTAAACGTCGCGAAGAAGATCGCCAACACCGTACGCGCCTCATCGGGCGGATTCTGCCACGTTAAGGGCATTGGCCTCGCGCTTGAGGAGCGCGGCATCACCCAGGTCAGCATGAACCTTGTTGACTACGAAAAGAACTCGCTCTACCGCGTGCTTGAAATGATCCGCATGGAGGCGAAACGCTGGGGCGTACAGGTCATCGAGACCGAGGTCTACGGCATGATCCCTGTGAACGCGATACTTGAAAGCGCCGCCTACTACCTCCAGATCGCAGACTTCGATCCCGCGCAGGTGCTTGAGCTTCAGCTTCTCGACCTGATGGGCGAAAAGGCGGAATAATGAAAAAGCTATATCGGAACATGCGCATATTCACTCCCGTTGACGGTGGTAAGCCGCTTGCGGGAGCTGAACAGGCGAAAATCTCCGAGATAAAGAATGGCGCGATGCTCGTCGCCGACGGCCTCATCGAAAAGATCGGGGCCGAGGAAGAGGTGACGAAGGGTCTCGACCGTTCGCAGCTCTGTTTTGAAAAAGATTTCGGCGGCGCCTGCGTCATTCCCGGCTTCGTCGACCCGCACACCCACCTCTGCTTTGCGAAACGCCGCGAGGACGAATTTGGGATGCGCCTTGCCGGACTGCCCTACCTTGAGATACTTAAGCGCGGCGGCGGCATACTCTCCTCCGTCAACGCCGTGAAGGGCGCGGCGGAAGAAGAGCTCTTCGAAATGACGAAGACGCTCGCTCTTTCGGCGCTCGCCAAGGGAACGACGACGATCGAGATCAAGAGCGGATACGGGCTGAGCCTCGACCTGGAGCTTAAGATGCTTGAAGTTATCCGCCGCGTCAGCTTTGAGACGCCGCTTGACGTGGTCCCCACCTTCATGGGCGCTCACGCCGTGCCGCAGGAGTGGAAGAACGAGGCCGACCGTTTTGTCGACGAGATACTCATCGGCGAGATGCTGCCGAAGATAAAGGCTCAGGGCATCGCCGAATTCTGCGACGTCTTCTGCGAAGAGGGCGTATTCTCCGTCAATCAGAGCCGCAGGCTGCTGAAGGCGGCGAAGGCGATGGGCTTTGACACGAAGATCCACGCCGACGAAGTCCACGACCTCGGCGGCGCTGGGCTTGCGGCTGAGCTGGCGACCCGTTCCGCGGAACATCTTCTCGCGGCGAGCGAGGATAACCTGCGCGCGATGGGCAAGGCCGGTTCTATCGCCGTACTGCTGCCGGCGACGGCCTACAGCCTTAAGAAGCCCTACGCGCAGGGACGGCAGATGATAGACTGGGGCGTGCCGGTGGCGATGGCCACCGACTGCAACCCCGGCTCCTGCTTCTGCGAATCGGTGCCTTTCATCTTCGGACTCGGCGTGATGAACATGGACCTCACGATAGAAGAGGCCCTCACCGCGACGACGCTCAACGCCGCCTACGCGATAAACCGCGCGAAAAAGCTGGGCAGCCTTGAGGCCGGAAAACAGGCAGACTTCGTCGTCCTCGACGGCGAGACGCCGACGACCCTCGCCTACCACGCCGGTTCGACCTCCGTCGAAGAGGTCTACAAGCTCGGGGAAAAGGTCGCCTAAACATAAGTAAGAGTTTATAAAGAGATACTTGAGAGCGGGGCTCCTTAGGGGTTCCGCTCTTTTTGTATGGCGCGTATAAACGCCGATCTCCCTGGCAGAAAAAAGAGATAAACAGAGGTTTAGCTTTGTTTTGTCACCCCGACGACCCTCGCCTACCACGCCGGTTCGACCTCCGTCGAAGAGGTCTACAAGCTCGGGGAAAAGGTCGCCTAAACATAAGTAAGAGTTTATAAAGAGATACTTGAGAGCGGGGCTCCTTAGGGGTTCCGCTCTTTTTGTATGGCGCGTATAAACGCCGATCTCCCTGGCAGAAAAAAGAGATAAACAGAGGTTTAGCTTTGTTTTGTCACCCCGGGCTTAACCCGGGGGCCAGAGGCTTGGGATTTTGTTTTTGCCTTACGAGACGCGGAAAACCAGGACACGCCGATGGTCTCCGGCTCGGAGGCTGGAGAGACAAGACAAGGGCACACTGCGTAATAGTTTCAATATGCTAAAC from Cloacibacillus sp. includes these protein-coding regions:
- the ftcD gene encoding glutamate formimidoyltransferase, with translation MAMQLIECVPNFSEGRRQDVIDEIVNCFKGKRGVYLLDHRADEDHNRLVVSLVGVPAPIQEALLEAAKVALKHIDMNAHQGGHPRIGAVDVVPFTPIKGITMEECIKLAHDFGERYYKETGIPVYFYEDAAKRPERKRLEVIRKGQYEVLKDEAKTNPDRKPDVGEACLHPTAGATVIGARKFLVAFNVNLDTADVNVAKKIANTVRASSGGFCHVKGIGLALEERGITQVSMNLVDYEKNSLYRVLEMIRMEAKRWGVQVIETEVYGMIPVNAILESAAYYLQIADFDPAQVLELQLLDLMGEKAE
- the hutI gene encoding imidazolonepropionase, with translation MMKKLYRNMRIFTPVDGGKPLAGAEQAKISEIKNGAMLVADGLIEKIGAEEEVTKGLDRSQLCFEKDFGGACVIPGFVDPHTHLCFAKRREDEFGMRLAGLPYLEILKRGGGILSSVNAVKGAAEEELFEMTKTLALSALAKGTTTIEIKSGYGLSLDLELKMLEVIRRVSFETPLDVVPTFMGAHAVPQEWKNEADRFVDEILIGEMLPKIKAQGIAEFCDVFCEEGVFSVNQSRRLLKAAKAMGFDTKIHADEVHDLGGAGLAAELATRSAEHLLAASEDNLRAMGKAGSIAVLLPATAYSLKKPYAQGRQMIDWGVPVAMATDCNPGSCFCESVPFIFGLGVMNMDLTIEEALTATTLNAAYAINRAKKLGSLEAGKQADFVVLDGETPTTLAYHAGSTSVEEVYKLGEKVA